The stretch of DNA ACATGTGGAGTAATCAATTCCACTTGTTAGGTTAGATTTCATGTATGCCTTTCCTTTTTCAAAGAGAACCTTAGATTTGATGCTTAATTAATTCGTTATTTTAAATAGAAACGTATTATATGTATCTTTTGTTCTAGAGAATATCACAAAAGCTGAAGTTGCAAGATTTAACTAATTTAATTGCTgatattttggtttagatttttatgtgGATAAGTGATGAGAGAGGATATGGTTTTACTAATATTAGCCCTATTCCCTTCTATCTAAACGTCAAATTCTACattcgatctcttcttcttttagtaGTTAATTATTCCTAATTCCTATCAATAATTCAAAGTTGCTTCCTTCCGTAGGGATTAAAAAGACTTaggcatatataaatatataccaaACAATCCTATAaattacacacacaaaactcTCACCACCATCCAACTATCAAAGTcaccacaaaacacacacaaaatacaCATCAAGATTAGGAAAATGAGTTCCTTAAAACAACTTTCTGTGCATAGTACCAACTCCAAGGTCAttacagagaagagaagatcgGTCACAATCCCTTCGAATGGGAGCAATAAGCTAGAGAGCAAGCCAACGATTCATGATGTCGACAAATGCGCCGA from Camelina sativa cultivar DH55 chromosome 9, Cs, whole genome shotgun sequence encodes:
- the LOC109126287 gene encoding uncharacterized protein LOC109126287, yielding MSSLKQLSVHSTNSKVITEKRRSVTIPSNGSNKLESKPTIHDVDKCAEAFIQNFRRQLLLQCDNILRP